A single region of the Glycine max cultivar Williams 82 chromosome 20, Glycine_max_v4.0, whole genome shotgun sequence genome encodes:
- the LOC100794288 gene encoding thiamine thiazole synthase 2, chloroplastic: protein MAAMATTTLSSNPKLSFFNGKPVTYSSRVAPTTKLSSSKQGTISMSLTPPPYDLQSFKFQPIKESIVSREMTRRYMTDMITYADTDVVIVGAGSAGLSCAYELSKNPAVSVAIVEQSVSPGGGAWLGGQLFSAMVVRKPAHLFLDELGVAYDEQEDYVVIKHAALFTSTIMSRLLARPNVKLFNAVAAEDLIVKEGRVAGVVTNWALVSMNHDTQSCMDPNVMEAKVVVSSCGHDGPFGATGVKRLKSIGMIDSVPGMKALDMNAAEDAIVRLTREIVPGMIVTGMEVAEIDGSPRMGPTFGAMMISGQKAAHLALKALGRNNAIDGTCGVGREEPQLILASADTEEIVDA from the exons ATGGCAGCCATGGCAACCACAACCCTCTCTTCAAACCCCAAACTCTCATTCTTCAACGGAAAGCCCGTCACATATTCTTCCCGCGTCGCGCCCACCACCAAATTATCCTCATCCAAACAAGGCACAATTTCCATGTCCCTAACCCCACCCCCCTACGACCTCCAGTCCTTCAAATTCCAGCCCATCAAAGAATCCATCGTGTCACGGGAAATGACGCGCCGCTACATGACCGACATGATAACCTACGCCGACACCGACGTCGTAATCGTCGGAGCCGGTTCGGCCGGGCTCTCCTGCGCGTACGAGCTCAGCAAGAACCCCGCCGTGAGCGTGGCCATAGTCGAGCAGTCAGTGAGCCCCGGCGGCGGCGCGTGGCTCGGCGGGCAGCTCTTCTCCGCGATGGTGGTCCGCAAGCCGGCGCACCTCTTCCTCGACGAGCTCGGCGTGGCGTACGACGAGCAAGAGGACTACGTTGTCATAAAGCACGCGGCTTTGTTCACGTCCACCATCATGAGCAGGCTCCTCGCGAGGCCCAACGTGAAGCTCTTCAACGCGGTGGCGGCGGAGGACTTGATCGTGAAGGAAGGGAGGGTTGCCGGGGTTGTGACCAATTGGGCTCTGGTTTCGATGAACCATGACACGCAGTCATGCATGGACCCCAACGTGATGGAGGCGAAGGTTGTGGTGAGCTCTTGTGGGCACGATGGACCCTTTGGCGCCACTGGGGTTAAGAGGTTGAAGAGTATTGGGATGATTGATAGCGTTCCTGGAATGAAGGCTTTGGATATGAATGCTGCTGAGGACGCTATTGTCAGGCTCACTAGGGAGATTGTGCCTGGCATGATTGTCACTGGCATGGAGGTTGCAGAAATTGATGGCTCCCCGAGAATG GGTCCGACGTTTGGGGCGATGATGATATCAGGGCAGAAGGCGGCTCATTTGGCGTTGAAGGCTTTGGGTAGGAACAATGCAATTGATGGAACGTGTGGAGTTGGAAGGGAAGAACCCCAGCTTATTTTGGCTTCTGCGGACACTGAGGAAATTGTTGATGCTTAA
- the LOC100793758 gene encoding homeobox-leucine zipper protein MERISTEM L1 isoform X1, which translates to MEMSLQRTSSENNSGRNREEQEPSNKETTMEAPASGDDDQDLEEGFKRRRHTRHTHHQISEMESFFKGCPHPDEKQRKALGRELGLEPLQIKFWFQNKRTQVKTQQERYENNLLRVENDKLRAENRRYRNALANALCPSCGGPTALGEMSFDEQQLRIENARLKEEIASMSGPAAKHAGKSGSNSYCNMPSQNQMPSRSLDLGVGNNNKNNNFVAVAQAQPAAMVGEIYGGNDPLRELPLFSCFDKTLIGEIGLVAIEEINRLSLSGDPLWVPGNYGSEVVNEDEYLRVFPRGIGPTLLGARTESSRQTAIVIMHHMKLVEMLMDVNQWSNMFCGIVSRAVTHEVLSTGETIRYDGACQVMSAEFQVPSPLVPTRDNYFIRFCKKHQGQSWAVVDFSMDHLRPGAITKIRRRPSGCIIQELPNGYSKVIWVEHVEVDDSEVHNLYKNLVDSTLAFGAKRWVAAIDRTCERLASAMATNIPQGALCVITSHESRKSMMKLAERMVLSFCTGVGASTANAWTPLPSGLEDVRVMTRKSVDDPGRPPGIVLSAATSLWLPVPARRVFEFLRSENTRNQVWDILSTGAQVNELAHIANGRDHGNCVSLLRVNTQNVGQNNMLILQESFIDATGSFVIYAPIDVAAINVVLGGGNPDYVALLPSGFAVLPDGPGLNGGPGPICEAGSGGGCLLTVAFQILVDSAPTSKISVGSVTTVNSLIKRTVEKIRDAVSLDGN; encoded by the exons ATGGAGATGTCATTACAGAGAACATCCTCGGAGAATAATTCGGGAAGGAACCGTGAGGAACAGGAACCTTCGAACAAAGAAACCACCATGGAAGCTCCTGCTTCCGGTGACGACGACCAAGATCTCGAAGAAGGATTCAAAAGGAGGCGCCACACCCGCCACACACACCACCAAATTTCGGAGATGGAATC TTTCTTCAAGGGTTGCCCTCACCCTGATGAAAAGCAAAGGAAAGCGCTTGGTCGCGAGCTCGGATTGGAGCCTTTGCAAATCAAGTTTTGGTTCCAAAACAAGCGCACCCAAGTGAAG ACGCAACAAGAACGATATGAAAACAATCTTCTGAGGGTTGAAAATGACAAGCTTCGAGCAGAAAACCGTAGGTACAGGAATGCACTAGCTAATGCTTTATGCCCTAGCTGTGGAGGCCCTACTGCTCTTGGAGAGATGTCCTTTGACGAGCAGCAGTTGAGGATCGAGAATGCACGATTAAAAGAGGAG ATTGCTAGTATGTCAGGACCTGCGGCCAAGCATGCTGGAAAATCTGGAAGCAATTCGTACTGTAACATGCCATCTCAAAACCAGATGCCTTCGCGCTCGCTAGATCTGGGAGTTGgtaacaacaacaagaacaacaacttTGTAGCTGTAGCACAAGCACAACCTGCAGCCATGGTTGGGGAAATATATGGTGGCAATGATCCTCTTAGGGAACTCccccttttttcttgttttgataaAACTTTAATTGGGGAGATTGGTCTGGTGGCAATAGAGGAAATCAACCGGTTGTCTCTGTCTGGAGATCCTTTGTGGGTCCCTGGCAACTACGGCAGTGAAGTTGTAAATGAAGATGAATACCTGAGGGTTTTCCCTAGGGGCATAGGTCCAACACTCTTGGGCGCAAGAACCGAATCTTCTAGGCAAACAGCCATAGTTATCATGCATCATATGAAACTCGTTGAGATGCTTATGGATGTC AATCAATGGTCAAACATGTTTTGCGGCATCGTTTCAAGGGCGGTAACACACGAAGTGCTGTCAACTGGAGAAACTATAAGATACGATGGTGCCTGCCAAGTG ATGTCAGCTGAGTTTCAGGTTCCTTCACCCCTTGTTCCTACTCGTGACAACTATTTCATCAGGTTCTGTAAGAAGCACCAAGGACAATCGTGGGCGGTGGTTGATTTTTCAATGGATCATCTGCGACCTGGTGCAATCACAAAAATTCGAAGACGACCCTCTGGTTGCATAATTCAAGAATTGCCAAATGGTTACTCAAAG GTCATATGGGTTGAACATGTAGAGGTGGACGACAGCGAGGTGCATAATCTTTACAAAAATTTGGTTGATTCTACCCTTGCGTTTGGAGCTAAACGTTGGGTTGCAGCAATTGATAGGACATGCGAACGTCTTGCTAGTGCAATGGCCACCAACATACCCCAAGGGGCACTTTGTG TGATAACAAGTCACGAGAGTCGGAAAAGCATGATGAAGCTGGCTGAAAGAATGGTATTGAGCTTTTGTACTGGCGTTGGTGCTTCAACTGCAAATGCCTGGACACCACTACCAAGTGGTCTTGAAGATGTTAGGGTCATGACCAGAAAGAGCGTTGATGATCCAGGCAGACCTCCTGGTATAGTGCTCAGTGCTGCAACTTCTCTCTGGCTCCCAGTTCCTGCAAGGAGAGTTTTTGAGTTTCTTAGATCAGAAAACACAAGAAATCAGGTA TGGGACATTCTGTCAACCGGGGCTCAAGTGAACGAACTTGCACATATTGCTAACGGGAGAGACCATGGAaattgtgtctctcttcttcgAGTGAAT ACTCAGAATGTGGGCCAGAACAATATGCTGATACTTCAAGAGAGTTTCATTGATGCTACAGGCTCATTTGTGATTTATGCTCCTATTGATGTAGCTGCCATAAATGTTGTGTTGGGAGGTGGTAATCCAGATTATGTGGCCCTGCTCCCTTCGGGCTTTGCTGTTCTTCCTGATGGGCCTGGACTGAACGGAGGGCCCGGGCCCATATGTGAGGCTGGATCCGGAGGAGGCTGTCTTCTCACAGTTGCGTTTCAGATACTGGTGGATTCAGCTCCGACTTCGAAAATCTCTGTTGGTTCCGTGACAACTGTTAACAGTTTGATAAAGAGAACAGTTGAAAAGATCAGAGATGCAGTGTCGCTTGATGGCAACTAA
- the LOC100793758 gene encoding homeobox-leucine zipper protein MERISTEM L1 isoform X2 translates to MEMSLQRTSSENNSGRNREEQEPSNKETTMEAPASGDDDQDLEEGFKRRRHTRHTHHQISEMESFFKGCPHPDEKQRKALGRELGLEPLQIKFWFQNKRTQVKTQQERYENNLLRVENDKLRAENRRYRNALANALCPSCGGPTALGEMSFDEQQLRIENARLKEEIASMSGPAAKHAGKSGSNSYCNMPSQNQMPSRSLDLGVGNNNKNNNFVAVAQAQPAAMVGEIYGGNDPLRELPLFSCFDKTLIGEIGLVAIEEINRLSLSGDPLWVPGNYGSEVVNEDEYLRVFPRGIGPTLLGARTESSRQTAIVIMHHMKLVEMLMDVNQWSNMFCGIVSRAVTHEVLSTGETIRYDGACQVMSAEFQVPSPLVPTRDNYFIRFCKKHQGQSWAVVDFSMDHLRPGAITKIRRRPSGCIIQELPNGYSKVIWVEHVEVDDSEVHNLYKNLVDSTLAFGAKRWVAAIDRTCERLASAMATNIPQGALCVITSHESRKSMMKLAERMVLSFCTGVGASTANAWTPLPSGLEDVRVMTRKSVDDPGRPPGIVLSAATSLWLPVPARRVFEFLRSENTRNQWDILSTGAQVNELAHIANGRDHGNCVSLLRVNTQNVGQNNMLILQESFIDATGSFVIYAPIDVAAINVVLGGGNPDYVALLPSGFAVLPDGPGLNGGPGPICEAGSGGGCLLTVAFQILVDSAPTSKISVGSVTTVNSLIKRTVEKIRDAVSLDGN, encoded by the exons ATGGAGATGTCATTACAGAGAACATCCTCGGAGAATAATTCGGGAAGGAACCGTGAGGAACAGGAACCTTCGAACAAAGAAACCACCATGGAAGCTCCTGCTTCCGGTGACGACGACCAAGATCTCGAAGAAGGATTCAAAAGGAGGCGCCACACCCGCCACACACACCACCAAATTTCGGAGATGGAATC TTTCTTCAAGGGTTGCCCTCACCCTGATGAAAAGCAAAGGAAAGCGCTTGGTCGCGAGCTCGGATTGGAGCCTTTGCAAATCAAGTTTTGGTTCCAAAACAAGCGCACCCAAGTGAAG ACGCAACAAGAACGATATGAAAACAATCTTCTGAGGGTTGAAAATGACAAGCTTCGAGCAGAAAACCGTAGGTACAGGAATGCACTAGCTAATGCTTTATGCCCTAGCTGTGGAGGCCCTACTGCTCTTGGAGAGATGTCCTTTGACGAGCAGCAGTTGAGGATCGAGAATGCACGATTAAAAGAGGAG ATTGCTAGTATGTCAGGACCTGCGGCCAAGCATGCTGGAAAATCTGGAAGCAATTCGTACTGTAACATGCCATCTCAAAACCAGATGCCTTCGCGCTCGCTAGATCTGGGAGTTGgtaacaacaacaagaacaacaacttTGTAGCTGTAGCACAAGCACAACCTGCAGCCATGGTTGGGGAAATATATGGTGGCAATGATCCTCTTAGGGAACTCccccttttttcttgttttgataaAACTTTAATTGGGGAGATTGGTCTGGTGGCAATAGAGGAAATCAACCGGTTGTCTCTGTCTGGAGATCCTTTGTGGGTCCCTGGCAACTACGGCAGTGAAGTTGTAAATGAAGATGAATACCTGAGGGTTTTCCCTAGGGGCATAGGTCCAACACTCTTGGGCGCAAGAACCGAATCTTCTAGGCAAACAGCCATAGTTATCATGCATCATATGAAACTCGTTGAGATGCTTATGGATGTC AATCAATGGTCAAACATGTTTTGCGGCATCGTTTCAAGGGCGGTAACACACGAAGTGCTGTCAACTGGAGAAACTATAAGATACGATGGTGCCTGCCAAGTG ATGTCAGCTGAGTTTCAGGTTCCTTCACCCCTTGTTCCTACTCGTGACAACTATTTCATCAGGTTCTGTAAGAAGCACCAAGGACAATCGTGGGCGGTGGTTGATTTTTCAATGGATCATCTGCGACCTGGTGCAATCACAAAAATTCGAAGACGACCCTCTGGTTGCATAATTCAAGAATTGCCAAATGGTTACTCAAAG GTCATATGGGTTGAACATGTAGAGGTGGACGACAGCGAGGTGCATAATCTTTACAAAAATTTGGTTGATTCTACCCTTGCGTTTGGAGCTAAACGTTGGGTTGCAGCAATTGATAGGACATGCGAACGTCTTGCTAGTGCAATGGCCACCAACATACCCCAAGGGGCACTTTGTG TGATAACAAGTCACGAGAGTCGGAAAAGCATGATGAAGCTGGCTGAAAGAATGGTATTGAGCTTTTGTACTGGCGTTGGTGCTTCAACTGCAAATGCCTGGACACCACTACCAAGTGGTCTTGAAGATGTTAGGGTCATGACCAGAAAGAGCGTTGATGATCCAGGCAGACCTCCTGGTATAGTGCTCAGTGCTGCAACTTCTCTCTGGCTCCCAGTTCCTGCAAGGAGAGTTTTTGAGTTTCTTAGATCAGAAAACACAAGAAATCAG TGGGACATTCTGTCAACCGGGGCTCAAGTGAACGAACTTGCACATATTGCTAACGGGAGAGACCATGGAaattgtgtctctcttcttcgAGTGAAT ACTCAGAATGTGGGCCAGAACAATATGCTGATACTTCAAGAGAGTTTCATTGATGCTACAGGCTCATTTGTGATTTATGCTCCTATTGATGTAGCTGCCATAAATGTTGTGTTGGGAGGTGGTAATCCAGATTATGTGGCCCTGCTCCCTTCGGGCTTTGCTGTTCTTCCTGATGGGCCTGGACTGAACGGAGGGCCCGGGCCCATATGTGAGGCTGGATCCGGAGGAGGCTGTCTTCTCACAGTTGCGTTTCAGATACTGGTGGATTCAGCTCCGACTTCGAAAATCTCTGTTGGTTCCGTGACAACTGTTAACAGTTTGATAAAGAGAACAGTTGAAAAGATCAGAGATGCAGTGTCGCTTGATGGCAACTAA
- the LOC102660305 gene encoding CRIB domain-containing protein RIC10: MATTLKGIYKSIKYITQIFVLKEREMEIGYPTDVKHVAHIGWDGPSGTGPSWMNDFKTAPDFSTSLGNLGELNDPNGMAVTASWSSQDFEESTGSQPASNIYKGIPSAGVSHASKKSKKKKTKSPSSSESLSASSRHSRATKSKAAYSDREATPIS; encoded by the exons ATGGCAACCACATTAAAAGGAATCTACAAGAGTATCAAATACATCACACAAATATTTG TTTTGAAGGAGCGGGAGATGGAAATTGGGTACCCGACAGATGTTAAGCATGTGGCTCACATTGGATGGGATGGCCCCTCAGGAACTGGACCCAGTTGG ATGAATGATTTTAAAACAGCGCCTGATTTTTCAACGTCACTAGGTAACTTGGGTGAACTAAATGACCCCAATGGTATGGCTGTCACCGCATCATGGTCCTCCCAAG ATTTTGAAGAGTCCACAGGAAGCCAACCAGCATCAAACATTTACAAAGGCATCCCATCTGCTGGGGTTTCTCATGCTTCTAAgaaatccaaaaagaaaaagaccaaGTCACCTTCCTCTTCTGAGTCGCTATCTGCTTCATCAAGACACTCAAGAGCAACAAAGTCAAAGGCTGCATATAGTGACAGAGAAGCTACTCCAATCTCTTAA